A single Drechmeria coniospora strain ARSEF 6962 chromosome 03, whole genome shotgun sequence DNA region contains:
- a CDS encoding hypothetical protein (related to translation releasing factor RF-1, mitochondrial) encodes MRAAPWTCRGCVEALRRTAGCQLRLGSQRGARRGVVTEAPASTSTLAPSLLRRARCLAAEHDSLESTLESSFDGAKAKRVGELRRVVSALRAWTDGRAAVAELSALATDGEQDAELAAIARDELVSESSRLEALERNLAASLRPRHAFADLPCLVEFRPGPGGLEGRYFTDSLFKMYRALCARRGYRANVLKYELAEAAGDQSSPAGEQPLQEAVLEVLDAGAYDVFRTEAGMHRVQRIPSTESKGRVHTSAVAVWVLPSFPETGATGSDDVDDPESDFYLRPDDVRVETMRARGAGGQHVNKTESAIRMTHAPTGTVVSMQDHRSQQRNREAAWKVLRSRVAGQRAEQRQQEAARLRSSVLSKAQMTRGDKIRTYNYNQDRCTDHRAGLDVHNLPDVLDGGEILDRVMDAAGEWMVGRDLEAIVAEEEARQK; translated from the coding sequence ATGCGAGCGGCACCGTGGACGTGCCGCGGCTGCGTCGAGGCCCTGCGTCGCACGGCTGGGTGCCAGCTTCGGCTCGGCTCACAGCGTGGTGCGCGGCGCGGCGTGGTGACCGAGgcaccggcctcgacgtcgacgctcgccCCGAGCCTCCTGCGACGGGCAAGATgcctcgcggccgagcatGACAGCCTCGAGTCGACCCTCGAATCCTCcttcgacggcgccaaggcaaagcgcgtcggcgagctgcgGCGCGTCGTCTCGGCCCTGCGGGCGTGGACCGACGgacgcgccgccgtcgccgagctctcgGCCCTGgccaccgacggcgagcaggatgccgagctcgcggcCATCGCCCGTGACGAGCTCGTCTCCGAGTCGAGCCGgctcgaggcgctcgagcggaacctcgccgccagcctgCGGCCGCGTCACGCCTTCGCCGACCTGCCCTGCCTCGTCGAGTTCCGACCGGGccccggcggcctcgaggggcGCTACTTCACCGACAGCCTCTTCAAGATGTACAGGGCCCTCTGCGCGCGCCGCGGCTACCGCGCCAACGTGCTCAAgtacgagctcgccgaggccgccggcgaccagtcctcgccggccggcgagcagccCCTGCAGGAGGCGGTGCTCGaggtgctcgacgccggcgcctaCGACGTCTTCCGCACCGAGGCCGGCATGCATCGCGTCCAGCGCATCCCCTCGACCGAGAGCAAGGGTCGCGTCCacacctcggccgtcgccgtctgggTGCTGCCCTCGTTCCCCGAGACGGGCGCCaccggctccgacgacgtcgacgacccgGAGAGCGACTTTTACCTGCGACCCGACGACGTCCGCGTCGAGACGATGCGCGctcgcggcgccggcggccagcaCGTGAACAAGACGGAGAGCGCCATCCGCATGACGCACGCGCCGACGGGCACCGTCGTGTCCATGCAGGACCACCGGTCGCAGCAGCGCAACCGGGAAGCCGCCTGGAAGGTGCTGCGCTCGCGCGTCGCCGGCCAGCGCGCcgagcagcgccagcaggaGGCGGCCCGGCTGCGGAGCAGCGTCCTGAGCAAGGCGCAGATGACGCGCGGCGACAAGATAAGgacgtacaactacaaccagGACCGCTGCACCGACCAccgcgccggcctcgacgtccaCAACCTGcccgacgtgctcgacggcggcgagataCTGGACCGCGTCatggacgccgccggcgagtgGATGGTCGGCCGGGACCTGGAGGCCAttgtcgccgaggaggaggcgaggcagAAGTGA